The Pleurodeles waltl isolate 20211129_DDA chromosome 7, aPleWal1.hap1.20221129, whole genome shotgun sequence genome includes a region encoding these proteins:
- the LOC138247148 gene encoding uncharacterized protein produces MRILLMSALLALAVADVTNSDRSQNEGAQKPGMCFEEFLKKHHDEFKKMEAKSTKETSNLLLHQNDHTQQNTDGPYPNGDGPSSWSSKPRPDFSKFKGCSVDWDCDDADKCCHTMSGMKCTRPMFEGHHKGANPEDHAPAEFGSRHKRDASDEDEDEFWLQSEAPNEMVNGNEDEEVQEKGRIKRSKKGNGHGKGTKEGGGKSSDSGKQKGKGKGKGKGKGKDSDKGAKRG; encoded by the exons ATGAGGATTCTGCTCATGTCTGCTCTGTTGGCCCTCGCAGTCGCAGATGTAACAAACTCTG ACCGATCTCAGAATGAGGGTGCTCAGAAGCCAGGGATGTGCTttgaagaatttttaaaaaaacaccatgaTGAGTTTAAGAAGATGGAAGCTAAATCAACCAAAGAGACATCCAATCTACTGTTGCATCAAAATGATCATACACAGCAGAATACAGATGGGCCCTACCCTAACGGCGATGGACCTTCTTCTTGGAGCAGCAAACCTCGCCCAGATTTCTCCAAGTTCAAGGGCTGTTCCGTAGACTGGGATTGTGATGATGCAGATAAATGCTGCCATACAATGTCTGGCATGAAGTGCACCAGGCCCATGTTCG agGGCCATCATAAAGGAGCAAATCCAGAAGACCATGCTCCAGCTGAGTTTGGGTCAAGACACAAAAGGGATGCcagtgatgaagatgaagatgagttCTGGCTTCAATCGGAGGCCCCCAATGAAATGGTGAATGGAAATGAGGATGAAGAAGTACAGGAAAAAGGAAGAATAAAGAGGAGcaaaaagggaaatgggcatggaaagGGGACAAAGGAGGGTGGCGGAAAAAGTAGTGATTCAGGAAAGcaaaaagggaaagggaaggggaaaggaaaaggaaaaggtaaAGATAGTGATAAGGGAGCTAAGCGGGGATAG